The Rhopalosiphum maidis isolate BTI-1 chromosome 2, ASM367621v3, whole genome shotgun sequence genome segment TTTGCATCTAATACGTTCAGGTACAAGGACACCATACGATTACGATCTGATATAATTGGAAATGGAAATTCTTCTTCATATTTCAATCCACtcactttttttatatcctTAATAtggatagaaaaattattaaaagtacaataatttatcattttcaaattcatttaataactgtGTTTACTGTTTACCTTAAatcttaattgtatttatgtatttcctATAGACTATTACAGAATTTCTGTTACAACGAATACCAACACAACGAAAAATCCCGTTATAACGAAAGTCATAGAAGTCCCCTGTTGGAAAGCAGGGCTTATAAAGagcttattcatttttttttacaacgaaATATCcgttataacgaaaaaaaattcggcCCCCTGGAGTTCGTTGCAACGGaattttactgtataaaacttaatattttataaaaagtaaatttattattgtaaatttaaactttagagGATAAATAggtggtattttaattattatttattaaacataatattatataaactattatataaattatcatattttttcaaattaataattgttaatattattacctctaTCCATTTAGTGTGAGAATTAATAGAATCACAAGACATAgccaatatttttacacttcGAGATTCAAATTCATGAAAGTCTTTCACTAATTGACTCAGTTCATTGGTACATACAGCAGAAAAATCAGCTACATAACATACTAACAAACCCcagctatataaaataaaatataaattataaaattgttaaaaacaatataagtatGATAGTATATCACGCAAATcagaattatacatattatctaaattttaagaGCAGTGTTGcagtgttaaattatttgttatacccAGGTTCAAAAATGTACAAGTACCATTTTCTACCCCTTCATGTGGGCGGATTATGAGAAGTAAATCATTAACTCCCTAAAAAGGAAAATGTTTGTgccataaagtatatatataatgtatagctatcattaaaaaataatttatataattaccgttcatacattttaaatgtatttatcctCACCCCCGtcctaaaaaatgtaaatattaaattgttttttataaatattaaaattatagaagataattttatatacatataataaaatagagtgattttgtataattattcttaGAATTTATGTATTAGAATTAGggatttaatttagtttaaacaataattaaaataataaacatcagGGGTCTGAGGGAATATTTGTTACCCATCATATGTTGcatctttataataatgattattattatagtatgatctattaaatacaagtacttaatactttattaaggATAGATTTTTAtggatatttattgtaataactttttcaaacaaaaatcattgtttttttttctggaaatttaaattcagaaaaattatatataatttaacatattccCCTAAACAAGGTAGTCAAAATGTCATtgcttatcaaaatattttttgataatcatTGAATCATCTAATAAGATACTTCTACTAACAATTTTATCTAAgaattgaaaattacaaaataactatagaCAATTTTGTTTTCGTCATTGAAAATTCATGCCATGTATGATCGCATATCATTGTGTATTTAGggattaggtaggtatatgctataaaaaaaCTAGATGAACGAGTTTATGCCGTGTACAAGTACgatgtacaataaattgtgAATTCTACCGTTCTgaacttaattattaacttaacttcACTGTTGAGTATTATAGTTCTTTACTTATTAGAACTTCTCACCTGTCTCTGAAGTACTCGTGTACGCCAAATTCACCAACGGTCGTCTTTAGGCTAACATCCGCCACTGTCTGCCCTAttctcaacattttattttgaattttagggGTAATGTGTAGCTTATGCTGACAATCTTTCAATCCATcaataaaaacagaaaaatatgtgaatgtaaacgaaataaacactaaacgaattgatgattataaattatgatataataatataaaaccagtTTATGTAGTTAGAATGTTATAAACCTACTTTTTACCTGCTATGAACTCGCAAAAAAATCTGATACCTTtactacaattatatatatatataaccaatGCTAATATATTACAGCATTGCAAATTCGTCCACGGATTTCCGGTTGTCTTACTACAACCAtagataagaatataataataatttataatatagtattatgaatattaggtatacatattaaatggtataataatttatttatacataaccaTGCAGATCACGACCTTAGAGTAATAAAACTACGACCGACCGCAATTTAAACTGCATAGATCGAAGATCGATTTCCAGACGCGTTCgaatttttgaatgacaacgaTGAATGATGATCTTATTATGGAATAGAATAGGTCCAAAGATTATGTAGATTTTTTTCCGTGGCATTAATATTACACCATACGAGCACGAGACTCATGTACTCATTACGAGTGATACTTCGTGGAACTTATGTAATAAGAATACATGGATTAAAGTCgggtaaatttatgtttatacacgTCCTATACGCTGTACAtcgtgatttatttattgatttacggGTACCTTATTTTGCCCAATTACAGCATATATTTGTAAGGTTAAAcattcagaaaataaaaaaaatgtttatggtaataacaaataatataaaagaagtaaaatagaaatatacgtatacacataTGTTGTATTCTGTATACATgtgcctaataataatatagttgttataataataataatataagttttaaattctaatttattatgtaaaaattgagAGAAAAGCGTCGGAGTTTGCAAAAAACATACAACGCAGTACGCACAAGAGGTTTATTTGAACCATTGAGCGTATAGAGAATGGAGGAATACGAAATTGATATGGCATTTATTAAGAGGAGGGACTTTGGATGATACAGATGAAAATAGGGTAGAGGAATTAATATCACCAGATATAAGCTTTGATAAAAACTTTAGATTTGCATGGTGTCTCCTGTCAGTGAGTGTAGCAACAGTACCTATGACCTATatcacttttttaatatttcaaattaaatactacaagaaactcttataataataatatgtccgcTACCGGACCATGTGAAACGCACAGTTTCCACGGGTCCGGCTCTGCTGACGTCCGTGTCATTCGTGTTCTTTGctcaaaacaatatatcatCGTGTCACTCGCCCCGTGCCAAAAAGTCTCCGCCGCCTCCGTCGCCTGCGCCGGTGTCTGATGCATACACGGATACCGCCGGGGCGGGATCATTGCTTGCGTTCGTATTCTTACCAGtcgatatataaatttaacattgcaattatgtataatttaactatttaagtaatatatataatatattatatacaatattgtgttatagtcAAGGTTGGACATATCATAGTTATATCCACTTATATCTTATATGTAACTaggttacttttttaatttgtaactaGTTACACATCTTCCtgtaactttatattaaaattaaagttacaattaaaagttacatattattgtatattgtatacaacaaatatatttaatatttatcactgtatgattatcatattattataaaaaaatttaaaatcaaaacaacaatttgttgctgtaataataaataatatatattttatatatcttatactcCAGTCAATGCTTGATTTGGTGGGGGACGCAGGGATACGGAGTATCCCAActaatttttcagaaattttaGCGTACCCCTACTTTCATTTTTAAGGGGAACGAAGGGGACACTGCATCATtctgaatttttatcaaaatgcatgtgataacatcataataatttttcttaccatagatttaataattattaagatatttattattattatttaactaattatcttaaatcatCGCTACAAATTGTGCCACAAAATGTTTGTTCcacattatatttgttctaACTACTATTGCATCCTAGAATATACgtcttatgataaattatggaactatttaaataaatagttaaaatgaattattttttatttagttagttttgagtttgttattatattagttataactaaaataaacaatataatatttacagtaatttttttttagttagattatttataaatatttttcatatgattTAAAGAAGGGTATAGGTGTGGGGGCGTAGCCCCCACGGCTTAGTAACGTTTAACAAGTGATGGGGAcgctctttttttaaaagttaacagAGTCCTCctactttaattttaccaaGTCAAGCACTGACTCCAGTTGAAAGGTTAATTTCATTTGCTGGGTTCATTCATTGTTCTACTACTTACTAGAAGAAATTTATCTGAccacaattttgaaaaaattagtttttctcaaagaaaattaatcatattcattttagtaaaaaataattgatacaattcttttatttaattttaaattcaatttcatgtttttaaattgtattacctatcatattatataaatattattgtccattggcttagttaataatttaattactataaatattactattttatattactttactattactatacctAATATGTTGCATGCAATTTTTTCATAAGAAGACTAACTACTAATTATATGGCTGTTACATTAGACAATTGACAAATGTTTTAAAgaatgttatacaaatatgtttttttattgtgaattGTTATAGGCACAGCCCGTTTCgcctaaaattaaactttcctTTTCGCCCAGATATCCGTTTCGACCAAAGCCATTTTATtcgttttcaattttattatttgttttattagttaGGTATTGCGACTATTTAGTAGAAAACTATATTTCTGAGGACAGTGTTTTTAGTCCTACATTATGGACATGCAATTCGGCGAGTATACAGCTCACAAAAAATGTGCGTGAATCATTTACtcgtttttcaataaaaacttttattctaACTCTCCGTCAATCGTAAGctggttaaatttaaatattatacgcaatAACATTCAGACAGAAacgtatatcaaaattaatagcgTTGAAATTCTCGAAAaaacaaaagataaaaaaatgaaggAAAGACaagaatataatgaaaaacatataCTTTTACATAGATCTGGCGAAATTACTAGGTATGAGTTTGTAAAAAGCATgtgttgaaattttaaaaaataatttttgtaaatatattatttgatgactttttagtgaattttagtaaaaaataattagtgtaaATTGTATCTCGCTTTATACTAGTATTGTAAAAAgtcttaaacaaaaattataggtttaaaaaaagttatctaATTGTTATTAGATTACACAATTAAGCTTTTTTTTccgatttatgaattttaaagtttaccatataaaattatgactatttactatttatgaataataagaaTGCATTCGTTTCCACACCACCAAAGAGGTAGAAGCATggcgcgttttttttttatggtttccCCAGTAGGCCTAATCCATATATATAGTTGATAACTTTCTCGCAtagtaagttttaaattcGTCAGAATAGAGTTGTGGTGGGCGACAATACTGCGTACGGGCGCAGAGCGCCATTAAGTTGTTTGCCTAAACTGGCTTGAATAGTAACGACTTTGGATCACTGGACCACTGGAAGACatcaaccatattatatactagccACGAACACCAGACCAATGTCCTGGCGTACGCCGACCGGTCAAATCTTTTTGTGCGCCCGACTAAATTGGTGACCTCGACGCGATCCGTCGTTGTTCATACTCGCGCCTTTTGATCTTACCACTTTCAAGTGGCCCAAGGTTGTCACACCACTTGGGCCAATGCGCGGTATTAACGCAATTTTCCTTGCATTTGGGTCACCACAACTCATATCTTTCTGATTAGTGATTAAATCCAATGTATTTTTGACCAAATATTTTCtccttttttcaattattcttttttttttatttattcatttgtgTTTCCATTTCTTCTAGTGTCGGTTCcgaatattgattaaaaataaacatctgTTTTTGCTCATTTCAGTTTAGTAGATCATCAAAATATCTTTTCCATCTCTCTAACAGTGATAAAGATAACGGGATCCGAATGAAATGTGAGAGACAGGAAAAAACATTACCAAGTTATACCTATACGATACGTAaggaaacaattataaaacaaaagttaGCGAGACAAACTTTTTTGAACAAGCACGTCTGACTAGACGTTTAAAGCTGGTACTTGctctaaaataaatcaatggaAAAATCTTATTATTCTTCTTCTTAATAATTGTAGCGAACTTAAAAAATGGGTGACCTCGaagtatacttatatgaaaaataccgTTGTAATTAAGTCACAGATATAagaatttctattaaaataaagataattataatacaaaattatcaatatctagACCCCCgaatatgataatacataattaatagataaaaacaaaacagaaTTGGTTATTGACTCAATATCATGATTCGTGATTCGTTGTTAATAGTAGAAGCATATACTAAGATATAATGGACTATAATGCATCGAGTGCAATATCTGTAAGCCGAAAACGTTATGCTAGTGAGGAGTACAGGGGGTTACAAAAACCGAATGATTTTAGcgctttatacataatttatacacttttatatactaaaataaaaaatgtagatgGCGTTGGAATCATtgggtttaaaatttttcataacattttatgcTCGATCCCTCCTAGTCCCCCATCAGCCTATTCGATACCAGTCCATTATATCTGTCCGTGGTAGTAGTCCGTTGATATCAGAAGTACTAATTGCGACATATAAATGATcaataacacaaataatatagtaatcaacaatagatgaataatatataacacaaaacCGTAATAACAACAATGGTATCGATTGATTATAACATAAGCCAAGAACAAATGATGACGGGTAGCGAGTTGAGACCACACGGATGGGAGTTACGCTATTACGCACAGGTGATGGATTACCGGGTCTCAACCTCGCCGAATGACGCGGCGTACATAATTTGTTCTCGCAACACGTGAACGATAAAAAAACGCACAAAGCTGCGTGGTCGCAACGGCAATATAACACGCGCGGATGTGTCGAAAATGAGTGGCGAGTTGAGACCACACGAACGAGAGTACGCACTAGTGACGGTTTACTGGATCTCAACCTCGCACACTTACCTACACGACATGCACCAACTAATATCGCGACACgtcaataatatacttgtacaaACCACGTGATTGTGACGGTGATCTCCCACGCACGTATCGTCCGGCACATAGTCTGACGAAAAAGAATAACAGCCAAAGCACAACGCATCCGTATAAGGTGATTGACCGAAAAGTTTaacaaaagaaagaaaaagacTTGAAAGTCCGGAACCACATACAATCAGGTGAACGGCACGCGAAATCGGCTTGGTGCAATATGGTGACGGTCATGTCACACGATATCCGCTGTCATGCACGACAGACGAAAAAGAAGCGAATTGCGGTGTCCGAAAAAAGGTCTATTCGCGTTGATGGCGATAACGACCTGTGCGATAGCGTCACACGTCGTGGGGCAAAGGGCACGGGCTGCTATTCAGGTGTGATCGTAATCAGAGATAAAGTTGACACATAAAGTTGATCCGGGCTGAACATGTGATAAAACACTgacgataaaatttaaatgttatacaaaacTCGCCGTTGTGGCAATAAAGAACATAAAGCTGTGTGATCCACGAACAGGCGAAGAATGCGTGAGACAGAAAAAACGTTTCGTTCAGCCAATGAAGGAAAAAGACAACGAATGAGCTCACGTGCAAAAAAGCACGATAGCATAACGGCTGACTTCaagcaatttaaatttatggaaCTTGTTCCAACAAACTTGCATAGAAGATATGAATAACTAAgacagttataaaaaattcgggacaaaaaaaaaatacaataaaataaataaagcatGATTAGCGGATAAAAATTGAAAGACAGGCATACAGAAAAacgtttatgaaattaaagatTTGACGAGAATGAATTGAAAGAACAAAATtcatcaattttcaatttaaatatatatatattatatatttaattattatttttattatactctacTAAATCTACTCGTATTGGACTTGAAGTTATGGTTGAtagaattatcattaaatttggaTCATCGCCTGAGATATCTATATAAACTTGATAGAGGATTTAGTTTGGATTTATGTTTGACATCGGAACTGTTGATGGTATTATCATTGAAATGTTCTATATTGGAGAAATCCTGATCCGAAATGGGTATATCCATTGGCATTTCgtctaaaaaatttacaatttcattTGTGTGATTAATACGTAGAAATATATGAAACCCTTTCATAAAGAAgacttgtttaaaataataattactcgtTTCAGATATTAAGGTTCTGTTTGATCCTCgcctaaaacatttaaataatcttgTTAGAAGTTTTGATTTGACATTGGTGctcttaatattttcattataattttccatAATGAGACTATTCTGATGCAAGTAAGGTTCATCCGTTGGCATTTcgtctatataattaaaatttttttttattgtatattctaTTAGTATGAATATGTGCAACTATTTGTAGGTTGTGATTACTAGGTAAAAATGAATGActctttcaaaaaaaaaaatagttaaaaacaataatttattactcgtATCAGACTTTAAGTTTCCATTGATCAAAGTATTGTCATTCAACTTCGGTCGTCGCCTaagatttttcaattatcttCTTAGATGTTTTGGTTTGGATGTTGGTTTGACATCTGTATAGTTAATGTTATCGTTGAAATTTCCCATAATGGAAACATCTTGATTCGTTGGCATTTCgtctatatcatttaaaatgttttcattgtaTTTCTTATAGTATGAATATGTGCAACTATTTAAAAGATTCCACCcggattaataaatatttactcattCCGggattatagatttttttgtttaaagttgTACTATTACTATTCAATCCAAATTCttgtttcaaatatataacttcTTCTTCCATAAgattaagattaaatattgGTTTGACATCAGAAAGGttgaagatattatttttgcaataCTCCATAAGTGAGAAATCTAGATCTAAATCAGAATCATTCGTTGACATTTCgtctataaaatttacaatagatATCCTATTAGTAAGAATGTGTTCAACTATTTGAGGTTTTtcacaaagtataataaatattcacttGTACCGGGATTATAGATTCATTTAGATTTCTAACATTCAGATCCAAACCTTGACCGAGATATATGAACTCCTCTGCCAAGGGATTTAGATTAAATGTTGGTCTGAAATCGGGTATGTCGACACTACATTACAATGTTCATTTATGGAATTATCTTCATCCAATACAGGTTTGTCTGTTGGAATTTCGTCTATATCGTCCTGATCAAAATCAGCACTGTGGGAAAATAcctagatacattttttttagatatgaaaatttttttcattcaacttatctatataatttttaattctctcATTTACATCTTCGTATAGATAAAATTCTTGTTATCTACGAGTACCTATCTAGATCAATTAATTTGAcggaccaaaaaaaaaaattttttatttactttattgtcattttaaaCCAAACTAATACCCTAGAGAtttgcttaaaatataatatttaaattctatccCTATCACCACTTGAGAGATTTTTTAGTAAGGATTAAGGGAATCTAAGTTCTATCACCCAGGGGTGACCAGGTTAAGGgataaaattgttgatatgTGCTTATGGTGTAGATCAAATATGGTTGAACTATTGTCTGTTAATTAAActaggtacatttattattattttttcaaatgtaagtttttttattttattaattttagtgattGACTtgttatctttttatttaaaattgtattttatttttattttttaaaattgaagcgtttattgtaattattgtattagagaatgcattttaaaatgttttaatgaataaacgattttatttttttaaatgctttaaattataatttttattatctaagaTCTATACTTAGATTTCTAAATGtttgcaaaattaaaaattaaattatcgtatgtttatctagataaaaaagtattaatttttatctttatctaCATACAATTTAGTACAATTATCTTTATCTccatctaaataaattattagttatttattccCAACACTACAAAATTGGcagtttgtataaataaatttaaatttattatttaaatatttattatgatctaCTGATGTTTGTCCATCTAAAAATGTTGACTTCATTGA includes the following:
- the LOC113554732 gene encoding peroxiredoxin-6-like, whose translation is MLRIGQTVADVSLKTTVGEFGVHEYFRDSWGLLVCYVADFSAVCTNELSQLVKDFHEFESRSVKILAMSCDSINSHTKWIEDIKKVSGLKYEEEFPFPIISDRNRMVSLYLNVLDAKCMDDDGIPLPCRAAFVLAPDMTIQLIHFYPQAIGRNFNEIFRAIDALQLTFKFSNDLYTPCGWKPVTDCLISSKIPKDEIEKKFPTTTVIELPSGKDYMRIVSKIEVNRKYEK